One Cyanobacterium stanieri LEGE 03274 genomic window carries:
- a CDS encoding ABC transporter ATP-binding protein: MLINDNQEQIAIATYGLTKIYERNIAVNEVDLQIKQGEVYGLIGPNGAGKTTLIRMLATAEEPTKGEIYLNGDRLLQDDTNPHLKQYLGYLPDDFPLYDDLNVIDYLDYFARLYKLSKPLRKQRLQEVLETVNLENKRNSPIATLSRGMKQRLSLARTIIHQPIILLLDEPVSGLDPIARLEFRQAIKLLQQAGMTILISSHVLSDLAELCTSIGIMELGCLVENSSLDNLYQKFSKQQILISTLGEYDKLEQQLKNCPLIEHWEKLSQKNHYLAHFTGNLEDASELLKQLIKADIPLHNFHCEKENLETIFLNLGHQQTS; encoded by the coding sequence ATGCTAATTAACGATAATCAAGAACAAATTGCGATCGCCACCTACGGATTAACTAAAATCTATGAAAGAAACATCGCCGTTAACGAAGTAGATTTACAAATTAAACAAGGGGAAGTATATGGATTAATAGGCCCTAACGGAGCAGGAAAAACTACCCTGATTAGGATGTTAGCCACCGCAGAAGAACCCACCAAAGGAGAAATCTATCTAAATGGCGATCGCCTCCTACAAGATGACACCAACCCCCACCTAAAACAATACTTAGGTTATCTTCCCGACGATTTTCCCCTCTACGATGACCTTAATGTTATCGACTATCTCGATTATTTCGCCAGACTATATAAACTATCCAAACCCCTGCGTAAACAAAGACTACAAGAAGTATTAGAAACCGTTAACCTCGAAAACAAAAGAAATAGCCCCATTGCCACCCTCTCTCGGGGCATGAAACAACGCCTCAGCCTTGCCCGTACCATCATCCACCAACCCATTATACTCCTGCTCGATGAACCCGTCTCAGGATTAGATCCCATCGCTAGACTAGAATTTCGTCAAGCCATTAAACTACTACAACAAGCAGGGATGACCATTTTAATATCATCCCACGTTCTAAGCGACCTTGCCGAACTATGCACCTCCATCGGCATCATGGAATTAGGTTGCCTAGTGGAAAACTCATCCCTAGATAACCTCTACCAAAAATTTAGTAAACAACAAATCTTGATTTCTACCCTCGGAGAATACGACAAACTAGAACAACAACTCAAAAACTGCCCATTAATTGAACATTGGGAAAAACTTTCCCAAAAAAATCATTATCTTGCCCATTTTACAGGTAACTTAGAAGATGCCTCCGAGCTTCTAAAACAATTAATAAAAGCAGATATTCCCCTCCATAATTTCCATTGTGAAAAAGAAAACCTAGAAACTATTTTTCTTAACCTAGGACACCAACAAACTTCTTAA
- the obgE gene encoding GTPase ObgE, whose product MQFIDQVEIEVIAGKGGDGLVAFRREKYVPAGGPSGGNGGKGGSVILKAVTNLQTLLDFRYARQFKAEDGKRGGPNNRTGAGGKDRILEVPCGTMVYDMETGQLIYDLVKENQTFVVAKGGKGGLGNQHFLSNSNRAPEYALPGLEGEVKQVRLELKLLAEVGIIGLPNAGKSTFISAVSSAKPKVADYPFTTLVPNLGVVKKPTGDGTVFADIPGLIEGASAGVGLGHDFLRHIERTRLLLHLVDVNAQDPLEDYKIIQEELKAYGRGLPERVQILALNKIDSIDEETQQYLIEQFRAVTDDQIFLISAVTGAGCDRLLQTIWQELDQLIIDNGQLTMDN is encoded by the coding sequence ATGCAATTCATAGATCAAGTAGAAATAGAAGTAATAGCAGGAAAAGGCGGAGATGGTTTAGTAGCCTTCCGTCGAGAAAAATATGTCCCTGCGGGGGGGCCTTCTGGGGGTAATGGAGGAAAAGGAGGCTCAGTGATTTTAAAAGCAGTGACGAATTTACAAACCCTCTTAGATTTTCGTTATGCCCGTCAGTTTAAGGCCGAAGATGGAAAGAGAGGGGGGCCAAATAACCGTACGGGGGCAGGGGGAAAAGATCGCATTTTAGAAGTACCCTGTGGCACGATGGTTTATGACATGGAAACGGGGCAATTAATTTATGATTTGGTGAAAGAGAATCAAACTTTTGTGGTGGCAAAGGGGGGAAAAGGGGGTTTAGGAAATCAACATTTTTTGAGTAATAGTAATCGAGCGCCTGAGTATGCTTTACCTGGTTTAGAGGGGGAAGTTAAACAAGTTCGTTTAGAGTTAAAGTTATTGGCGGAAGTAGGTATTATTGGCTTACCCAATGCGGGGAAATCAACTTTTATTTCGGCGGTGTCTTCTGCTAAACCGAAGGTTGCTGATTATCCTTTTACTACCCTTGTGCCTAATTTGGGGGTGGTGAAAAAGCCAACGGGGGATGGCACGGTATTTGCGGATATTCCTGGGTTAATTGAGGGGGCTTCGGCGGGGGTTGGTTTAGGTCATGATTTTTTACGACACATCGAGCGCACCAGGTTACTATTACATTTAGTGGATGTTAATGCTCAAGATCCTTTGGAGGATTATAAAATTATCCAAGAGGAATTGAAAGCCTATGGTCGTGGGTTGCCTGAGCGGGTACAAATTTTGGCTCTTAATAAGATTGATTCCATTGATGAGGAAACCCAGCAGTATTTGATAGAGCAGTTTCGGGCTGTTACCGATGATCAAATTTTCTTAATTTCCGCTGTGACAGGGGCAGGGTGCGATCGCCTCTTACAAACCATTTGGCAGGAATTGGATCAATTGATAATTGACAATGGACAATTGACAATGGACAATTAG